Genomic DNA from Fusarium oxysporum Fo47 chromosome IX, complete sequence:
AAGTTTCTGCTCCAGCTCGGGTCATACAGCTTCGCCCAAATTGCTCTTCAAAGAAGTGCTCGAGCTATAGAGACAACCCCCTTAGTTTTGCAGCATGACAACTACTGTGATATGTGTCTTGCCACAATTGCAGGCCCTCGCTACGTTTGTTGCACATGCTGCACAGTCGACCTTTGCGAATTGTGTGTCAGACAGGACAAGAAACCAGGAAATCGTACTTGGGGCTGCGATTATCACTCCTTTCTTACTGTCAACTTGCCCAAGATTCAGGCCCCGGATGTAATGTTGAGGACTGAGATTGACTTCCACGTACCAACGCTACTGTCTCCTATCGAAGAGGTAGCATCTGAAACGAGCCAAGGGGGGGCAGAATCAGATGGTGATAAACCTTTTCGGGAGCCTTCATCTCTGcaggatgatgagaaggctCAGGATGGCGTTTCTCTGTCCTCGGGTGACACTTCAAACAGCTATACAATGGCAATCGAACCTCTCACCACGCAGTCCTCGACGGCAGTGACTGGCTACTCTGTCGACGATGGCGAACTTCCAGATACTGCGACTAACAAGAGCAGTGCATTAGCAAAGGAAGAGTGGTCAGACAGAACAGAGGACGAACTCCGAGAGTTTCTCGAAGCAGTTCTCAAAACTTTCACCACCTACCAGACGCCGAATGGAATATCGAAATGGAACTTTTCAGTCGATGGGTGGACTTTGAGGTACAAAGATGATGCTCTGAAATCCTCATGGACGGAAGGGGATGAGAATGCCAAGATCGTACAGCCTGCACGAGAGTGGATGCCGCTTCAGCCATTGACAGAAGCATACTATTACCTGTCAGGGCTTTCATATCTTATGGCAGACGTACCACTGTACCTAGTTGCAACTGGACTAGCGTTCCATGGatatgaagatgaagctttgagaagaaggaagaggttgCAGCGGCTTCATCACAAGGTGATATTTCCTGTGACGCGTCACGGGGAGGTCGTAGTCTGAGGAGAGAGGATCGAGACGATGGAGccaaaaagaaaggaatCAGCAAAAGGAGCATATTAATTGCATAGTGTTCGATGGTACTGAGGACAGTTCAATGATGGTATATGAAAGAACTTAGGGCTGTTGGGCTGGTCATGTCGCCGTCTGCAACTGGCAGTGCCCGCACTTGAACGACTATCAAGCCACTTCTCAGTGATAACCAATATATAATTAGGCACCAGGCGGTTTTTCAGGGGATAGACAGTGAGTTGGACTGTTAGAGGACCCCACTTCAACCGAGAGATACGTGCACCTGTCATTGTTCAAAATACACGCCAAACTTTCTCCCTCTTGTTCCTTCTCCTGTCTCCCCTTCCTGTCCTTCCTCAGCGCCGAACACAGCAGACTCAGAAGCTATTTAAACACAGATAAGAGACTAATATATAAACACAAATCCACACACTACCACACACAAAGATCTAAACAAAAATATCTCGACTCTTTTTTTACACGCAAGTGAGAATCCCCAGCCGTCAACTACCTCCGTCCTCACAATCTAATTACACACTTCCTTTAGTACCCAAGCCTAAATCTCCATGACTATTCAGCAGCAATTCGACTACTATGTCAGCGAGCCGGGGGCCCCAATGCCCGAAGAGCACGTATGCGTCGCGTGCAGGGTTGGCGCCCGCCAGGCATTGGAGTTCCTCTGCAGGGCATGCAGAACGCGCAGCCCTGCTTGGAACTGTTGTAACCTTTGCCTGAGAAGCCTTCCATCCGTCGAAAATAGAGGCTTCTGCTTCCGATGTGTACCGAAGCAAAGACATGAGCTTTCGAACTTGCCGCCCTGAGAGTTGGGAACTGGCGAAGAGGGACGCGATGTTTATACTCGCGTCCTTCTATAGACCAATGCCTGCCTGTCTTTTTTGTCGCAAGTTCTCAGATGGTGGTATTGACTGTGGTGAGCATGGTGACTTTGATGCAGAGGATCGTCAAGATGTTATCTCGATCGACTCCACAGACGCCATCATGGTTGGGGAATATCCACAGTCAAGCACCCACAGTTTCGACTGGGAGCCACGACAGGGTGTAGTCAGTGATATGgagcttccttctcttcgAGACGCAGGAGTGACAATGAACTGGTTCACAGAACAGCTGAGGATCGAGCAAGGATGGGCCAAGCTCTATCCCCATGCACTATCGTCCATCGCCGAGTCTGGAATCATGTTTATCATGATGACAAGCGCGCCTGCGGATTCTTGGGACAAGATAAAGTCCCTGATATTGGTcaacaagttcctcaacGGCTTGGTTGAAGGGACACATACAGAAGCCAACGAGACTAGACTTGTCTGCGGTCCATGGCCGCAACCGGAATTCATGCCAAACATTGACTCTCGCGGGTTTCTTCAACCATCACCCCTCGAATATCCCAAGGCGAACCTGCAGGAGATTTTTGCGACCTTTTTCGACCATATCCTTTGGGCAAAGGCAACCGACGTCCACTCATTCAAGAATAAAAGTCTTCGCAGTACGTACGATCACATACAACGTGTATATCGCGGAAGAGCACTACTCTCAGGTACACTGGGGTGTCACCTTGTTGCTCCCGACGCCCGCTTGAACATTAGTCCTGAACTCCTTTTGCACGTACCAGCCAACGATGGGGCCGATAGGCTTAAGCCTGTCATGTCCCTCAAGAACACCCAGATGGGCAGCACACCAGCCCCATTTATAAACCCAGCTCTGCTCTCTGACGAGTACGAACGCGGACACCCATATTGGTCTCACCACCGACAGAGAAAGCCCTGGGAGCTCCCAGAGCGGTACTCCCATCACTCTGTCGACGATCCGGCCATGTCACATATGATCATGCTCGGGCAAATCGAGTATTATATGGACCGCAGTAGACCATGCTGGTCGAACGAAATCTCAGATGCCCGTAAGAATGATATGGAATGGCGAACCCAGCCCCTACATCCTCATCTCCGCCACCCCCCATCGATACTAATGCATACCAACGATGGCCCCGGCTCACGAGATACACCCTTGAATGTGATTATTGGTCCTTCAGGAGTTCCGCGCGCACCGAACTTTGGGAACAGGCTACAGCCTGCCCGAACAGAGATCCCAGGTGAGAAGTTTCACATGGCGATAATCGAGTCGCACACCGTAATTGATCAGCTCGGAACGCTTGAGCTCGAGGATTCTGGGGAGGAGGGGACGATTCTGAAGCGGAGGAGGATGGTTctgaagacgaggatgactCTGAGATGGACGAAGATTGAGTTACTTGACTCAGGGGTGTAAGTCAGTGGCCGGTAGGCTGGCGACGAATGATCCGAAGGTAGAGAATGGTGCAGTCATAAGGAGAGGACCAGAGGGTATTGAAAAGACGAAGGGATTGCTGTGCTATGTAAAGCTGTGTCTTAAATTATGTATGGTATCGACAACTGATATCTTCCAATTGACATGAAGTTGGAACATCTAAGCAATCACCATAACTTGACAGAAAGCGAGGTTTTCAAAGTGAAAAGACTGGAAAGACTGGAAAGACTGGAAAGATTGAGTGCTATGAAATATTATAGGAATCATTGTAAAACCTGAGAGTAAAATTTGAGAATAATCAAAGTAAACGTGGTGCTATAATGTATCCTTGATGGTTGGTTAGAGGCTCAGAGTTATCCCACTATCACAGATCCATCAATTGTCAACTTCCACATATGTCGAGGCAAATCAACATTCTTTAGCAACATCGCCACTTGGCATTGAAACCGAATACTCGAGTCCCAACTTTACGGCCTTGCCCGCATTCAGCGAGACCTCCCACGAAACCTGTCCGCTCTTCTTAAGAGATGCCATAGCTTTGCCCCAGTCTTTATCCTCTGCAGTCTCACGTCCAGGAGCACCAGTCGCTTGGCGCGGTCCTTCGACAGTCAAACCTCGAGGGCTGAGTAACTCAACTCGGAGGCGATCATCCTCTGAAACAGGGATTTGATCCAGCACCAGAAGGCTGATGGGCTTTTTGGCAGTTACGCGGGTATTGTGGACTGTGACAGCACGAACATAGACAGAGCTGTCTTCCTTGCTGAACACTCCGCTCGTGCTTCTTCGAACATCAGGCTTGGGGTACATAACTCTGATCGCCGAGTCCACACCCAGACTAAGAGTGAAGACCTCACCGGAGCTACATCGAGGAATTTTGGTCTGCCCCATGAAGCTGCCGTCGAGCGTCAAGCTCGCAGGCCCACGCAATAAAGTAAGTTTACTATTGTTCTTGAGTTTGGCCTTGAGATAAGCCGCTGGCTGATATTTGGCCACGATAGTATGGCTGAACAGAACATTCGTAAACTGCAGGCGAGCAACACGTTGCTTCGAAACGGTGAACTTGGGCACGAGAGTCTTGAGGCCGGGAAGATCGAAGGTTGTGGTGAAGCCggtctcttcaacaaggGAATTTTGGAATTCGAGGGATGGCTGAGCATCCGTCATAGTTGTATCTTCATCTAGCAAGGCATCGAAGTCGTCGTTAGAGGAGAAGTCCATCTGCGCCATTCCTGGGaattgctgctgctgttgctgcatCTGTTGCTGCATCTGTTGCTGCATCTGTTGCTGCATCTGTTGCTGCATCTGTTGCTGCATCTGTTGGGGCTGTGCCATCTGATTCTGCACCATCTGACTCTGCACCATCATGTTGTGTGACATGGGCGGTCGCATCTGCGACCCCTGAGCTTGCGCTCGCGCTTGTTGCGCCATCATCGCAGCAGCagggggaggaggagcaggcGGGCCCGTGGAATCCTGCTCCTGTCTAGCCATCAtcagcctcttcttgttctgctgttccaacatcatcaactgCATCTGATAGTCATTCAGAGCGTGGCCTGGAAGACCAAACATTTCGCGCCTGAAGTTAGGAGGCTGCTGTGGTGCTTGTTTCTTGTTACGCCATGTGGCCTGTTGCTGAAGTTCCACCACACTTTCAAAAGCACCACTCTCGGCAGATGAGGACTTCTTGTTGCCCAGCTTGATACGCCAGGGTGTGAGACTGGGAATTGACTCGTCAAGGCTCGAAGATGTGGCCTGAGAAGTGGACAGTGTGATCTTACAGTTTTCCCATATCTCAGATGTTGTGTTATGCAGACCG
This window encodes:
- a CDS encoding uncharacterized protein (domain of unknown function-domain containing protein), which gives rise to MMDLAAPAFDTDVGHKVEYKIRDLGTRSVTLFPTQAQVKREIKDVPLKPGVNEISIVGLSPTIDKNSVTVEGSGAATITGISVEFLPNRELFDEVYPDSDNNDDSDSDDEEDGEGEPPEVPQHGELLETKMKLIELKDEQQRAREIIGNADERIKVLDIYSKSLDKREGVNISEMLDTYKQEHQKAFEERLVGVQRERELTEAINKVTKEQMRLNKLGNKFQKKEAKNKARIQKAVQKKQEQRQKRQEEKRKEKERIRNERSRCWPLFCYTIHIQLEVSSSYTPASSRRESVSSEVELVQRPRSKTADLEETSSCNLVLSYVTNSAFWTPSYDIQLSTVDSTGTLCFDAGLHNTTSEIWENCKITLSTSQATSSSLDESIPSLTPWRIKLGNKKSSSAESGAFESVVELQQQATWRNKKQAPQQPPNFRREMFGLPGHALNDYQMQLMMLEQQNKKRLMMARQEQDSTGPPAPPPPAAAMMAQQARAQAQGSQMRPPMSHNMMVQSQMVQNQMAQPQQMQQQMQQQMQQQMQQQMQQQMQQQQQQFPGMAQMDFSSNDDFDALLDEDTTMTDAQPSLEFQNSLVEETGFTTTFDLPGLKTLVPKFTVSKQRVARLQFTNVLFSHTIVAKYQPAAYLKAKLKNNSKLTLLRGPASLTLDGSFMGQTKIPRCSSGEVFTLSLGVDSAIRVMYPKPDVRRSTSGVFSKEDSSVYVRAVTVHNTRVTAKKPISLLVLDQIPVSEDDRLRVELLSPRGLTVEGPRQATGAPGRETAEDKDWGKAMASLKKSGQVSWEVSLNAGKAVKLGLEYSVSMPSGDVAKEC